One segment of Pantoea sp. Lij88 DNA contains the following:
- the polB gene encoding DNA polymerase II, translating into MNMPRAGFLLTRHWRDSPHGTEIILWLATDAGAQRVVLPVQESVAFIPEEFQAQVSELLKDERQFRIQSLALKDFRRRPVFGLYCPQNRQLQRIEKRLREQGIPVYEADIRPPERYLMERFITAPVWFDGEQRGDSVVNARLKPHPDYRPPLKWVSLDIETTQHGELYCIGLEGCGQRQVYMLGPANGDASTLDFELIYLDSRPQLLEALNQWFEEHDPDVLIGWNVVQFDLRVLQKHADRYGIPLRLGRQQAALEWREHGFKPGVFFAQASGRLIIDGIDALKSAFWDFPSFSLESVSQQLLGEGKAIDNPWHRMEEINWRFANDKPALARYNLKDCELVTRIFHKTAIMPFLLERAAVNGLAVDRHGGSVAAFGHLYIPRMHRAGFVAPNMGDVAPEASPGGYVMDSRPGLYDSVLVLDYKSLYPSIIRTFLIDPVGLVEGLAHPDDADSVEGFREARFSRHTHCLPAIVEQIWLGREAAKKQKNQPLSQALKIIMNAFYGVLGTSACRFFDPRLASSITLRGHAIMQQTRTLIEAEGYDVIYGDTDSTFVWLKSAHSEEQAAAIGQQLVQKVNAWWRDHLQQTHGLTSALELEYENHFCRFLMPTIRGAEQGSKKRYAGLIRDADSERMVFKGLESVRTDWTPLAKEFQQQLYHRIFHREPWQDYIRTTVAQLLAGELDDKLIYKKRLRRPLKEYERNVPPHVRAARLADEQNRKLNRPLQYQNGGRIRYVIATAGPEPLEARSTPLDYDHYVTKQLQPVAEGILPFVEGDFATLITGQLGLF; encoded by the coding sequence CTGAATATGCCCCGCGCAGGTTTTCTGCTCACCCGCCACTGGCGCGACAGCCCGCATGGCACCGAAATTATCCTCTGGCTGGCCACCGATGCCGGCGCGCAGCGCGTGGTGCTGCCGGTGCAGGAGTCTGTCGCGTTTATTCCCGAGGAATTTCAGGCGCAGGTCAGCGAATTACTTAAAGATGAACGTCAGTTTCGGATTCAGTCGCTGGCGCTGAAAGATTTCCGCCGCCGCCCGGTTTTTGGCCTCTACTGCCCGCAGAATCGTCAGCTACAGCGCATCGAAAAACGGCTGCGCGAACAGGGCATCCCGGTCTATGAGGCAGATATCCGTCCGCCGGAGCGCTACCTGATGGAGCGTTTTATTACCGCACCGGTCTGGTTTGACGGCGAGCAGCGCGGCGACAGCGTGGTCAACGCGCGGCTCAAACCCCATCCCGACTATCGCCCGCCGCTGAAATGGGTCTCGCTGGACATTGAAACCACACAGCATGGCGAGCTCTACTGCATCGGGCTGGAGGGCTGCGGTCAGCGTCAGGTCTATATGCTCGGCCCCGCCAACGGTGATGCCAGCACGCTGGATTTCGAGCTGATCTATCTCGACAGCCGTCCTCAGCTGCTTGAAGCGCTGAACCAGTGGTTTGAGGAACATGACCCGGATGTCTTAATTGGCTGGAACGTGGTGCAGTTTGACCTGCGCGTTCTGCAAAAGCATGCCGATCGCTACGGTATCCCGCTTCGTCTTGGCCGCCAGCAGGCCGCGCTGGAGTGGCGTGAACATGGCTTCAAGCCCGGCGTTTTTTTCGCTCAGGCCAGTGGCCGGTTAATCATCGATGGCATCGACGCACTGAAATCGGCCTTCTGGGATTTCCCGTCGTTCAGCCTGGAGTCGGTGTCGCAACAGCTGCTGGGTGAAGGGAAAGCGATCGACAATCCGTGGCATCGCATGGAAGAGATTAACTGGCGCTTTGCCAACGATAAACCGGCGCTGGCACGCTACAACCTGAAAGACTGCGAGCTGGTGACGCGCATTTTTCACAAAACGGCGATTATGCCGTTTCTGCTGGAACGCGCGGCGGTCAATGGCCTGGCCGTCGATCGCCACGGCGGATCGGTGGCGGCCTTTGGTCATCTCTATATTCCGCGGATGCATCGCGCCGGGTTTGTCGCCCCGAACATGGGTGATGTGGCCCCGGAAGCCAGTCCGGGCGGCTATGTGATGGATTCGCGCCCCGGCCTGTATGACTCGGTGCTGGTGCTGGATTACAAAAGCCTCTATCCGTCTATTATCCGCACCTTCCTGATCGATCCAGTCGGTCTGGTTGAGGGACTGGCCCATCCGGATGATGCCGATTCGGTCGAGGGTTTCCGTGAAGCGCGTTTTTCACGGCACACGCACTGCCTGCCCGCGATTGTTGAGCAGATCTGGCTGGGCCGCGAAGCGGCGAAAAAGCAGAAAAACCAGCCGCTGTCCCAGGCGCTGAAGATCATCATGAACGCCTTTTACGGCGTGCTGGGCACCAGCGCCTGCCGCTTCTTCGATCCCCGTCTCGCCTCCTCGATTACCCTGCGCGGTCACGCCATCATGCAGCAGACCCGCACGCTGATTGAGGCGGAAGGTTATGACGTTATCTATGGCGACACCGACTCCACCTTTGTCTGGCTGAAGTCCGCCCACAGCGAAGAGCAGGCCGCCGCGATTGGTCAGCAGCTGGTGCAGAAAGTGAATGCCTGGTGGCGCGACCACCTGCAGCAGACTCACGGGCTGACCAGCGCGCTGGAACTGGAGTATGAAAACCACTTCTGCCGTTTCCTGATGCCGACGATTCGCGGCGCGGAACAGGGCAGCAAGAAACGCTATGCCGGATTGATTCGCGACGCCGACAGTGAACGCATGGTCTTCAAGGGACTGGAGTCGGTACGAACCGACTGGACGCCGCTGGCAAAAGAGTTTCAGCAGCAGCTCTATCATCGAATCTTCCACCGGGAGCCGTGGCAGGATTACATCCGCACCACCGTGGCGCAGCTGCTGGCAGGCGAACTCGACGATAAGCTGATCTATAAAAAGCGCCTGCGACGTCCGCTGAAGGAATATGAACGAAACGTGCCGCCGCACGTGCGCGCCGCCCGGCTGGCCGATGAGCAGAATCGTAAATTAAACCGGCCATTGCAGTATCAGAATGGTGGCCGGATTCGTTACGTCATTGCCACGGCAGGCCCTGAGCCACTGGAGGCACGCAGCACACCGCTGGACTATGACCACTATGTTACGAAGCAGCTTCAGCCGGTTGCAGAGGGGATTCTGCCCTTTGTTGAAGGGGACTTTGCTACACTTATTACCGGACAGCTGGGGCTTTTTTGA